A genomic segment from Cyprinus carpio isolate SPL01 chromosome A4, ASM1834038v1, whole genome shotgun sequence encodes:
- the LOC109066457 gene encoding uncharacterized protein LOC109066457, producing the protein MKTSTLLCLCFLGSSYSQAVDDVYEYLWEQNKDIANKTIGLDFLRQMENGSLQAERYVNFTIQDIGYLLEVTKMLKKMSAKVFQPSDIKDFMKGRYSSYKRYADIILKQYFFKGEPPIVQTPAMKKYLAYYRNLMHNEKSLYFAVGLLPCARLWVWLAKNLNTPPTNAYYTWKVDNMGGHPEKTYRALLNKYLKTPEKVKKANTVFRAQMQNEHDFFFSS; encoded by the exons ATGAAGACCTCCACCCTCCTGTGTCTCTGCTTCTTAGGTTCCAG TTACAGTCAGGCAGTGGATGATGTGTATGAATATCTGTGGGAGCAGAATAAAGACATTGCTAATAAGACAATCGGGTTGGACTTCCTGAGACAAATGGAGAACGGCAGCCTGCAGGCGGAGCGATATGTCAACTTCACCATCCAGGACATCGGCTATCTACTGGAAGTCACCAAGATGTTAAAGAAAATGAGTGCCAAAGTATTTCAGCCCAGTGACATCAAGGACTTCATGAAAGGCAGATACTCGAGCTACAAAAGATATGCAGACATTATTctcaaacaatattttttcaag GGTGAGCCTCCCATTGTGCAAACTCCAGCTATGAAGAAGTATCTGGCGTACTACAGAAACCTGATGCACAATGAAAAGTCGCTGTACTTTGCTGTGGGTCTTCTGCCCTGCGCTAGACTCTGGGTTTGGCTGGCTAAGAATCTCAACACTCCTCCAACCAATGCCTACTACACTTGGAAGGTGGACAATATGGGCGGCCATCCTGAGAAAACCTACAGAGCTCTGCTGAATAAGTATCTCAAGACACCTGAGAAAGTGAAGAAGGCTAATACTGTATTCCGTGCACAGATGCAGAATGAGCATGATTTCTTCTTCTCATCTTGA
- the LOC122139694 gene encoding uncharacterized protein LOC122139694, with product MKTAAFLCFSFTYFRYTICNCPSNSLEMKSVEDVYEFIWENNIDIAYKTIRGDFLIQMQNGSLQAERYISFTIQDLNYVLKVAEMLKKMSANVTQPNDLKDFLNGRYSSYKGFGNLMLKQYFFKGEPPIEQTPAMKKYLAYYRNLMDNEEPLYFAVGLLPCARLWVWLAKNLNTPSTNAYYTWKVENMGGHPEKHYRALLNKYLNTTKTVEKANAIFRAQMQNEHDFFFSS from the exons ATGAAGACCGCTgcctttctctgtttttctttcacaTATTTTAG GTACACAATCTGTAACTGTCCTAGTAAcagtttggaaatgaaatctGTGGAGGATGTATATGAGTTTATCTGGGAGAACAATATAGACATAGCCTATAAGACGATCCGAGGGGACTTCCTGATACAAATGCAGAATGGCAGCCTGCAGGCAGAGCGATACATCAGCTTCACCATCCAAGATCTTAACTATGTACTGAAAGTGGCTGAGATGTTGAAGAAAATGAGTGCAAATGTAACTCAGCCTAATGACCTCAAGGACTTCTTGAATGGTAGATACTCAAGTTACAAAGGTTTTGGCAATTTGATGctcaaacaatattttttcaag GGTGAGCCTCCCATTGAGCAAACTCCAGCTATGAAGAAGTATCTGGCGTACTACAGAAACCTGATGGACAATGAAGAGCCGCTGTACTTTGCTGTGGGTCTTCTGCCCTGCGCTAGACTCTGGGTTTGGTTGGCTAAAAATCTCAACACTCCTTCAACCAATGCCTACTACACTTGGAAGGTGGAGAATATGGGTGGCCATCCTGAGAAACACTATAGAGCTCTGCTGAATAAGTATCTCAACACAACTAAGACAGTGGAGAAGGCTAATGCTATATTCCGCGCACAGATGCAGAATGAGCATGATTTCTTCTTCTCATCTTGA
- the LOC109054947 gene encoding unique cartilage matrix-associated protein-like isoform X2, with product MARTHTVLLTLLPTVLILIVLAGVESAAVKAGKDTEAQRASKRVFMPASDASNFFKRRGRRSPRTYEEYYAEQRVKMATNERLEEQNNEQENYLEEERDEQYERTREKNQQWREFHGQYPRYPHHRYYV from the exons ATGGCCAGGACTCATACTGTGCTACTCACACTGCTGCCCACCGTCCTCATTCTAATTG TTCTGGCTGGGGTTGAAAGTGCAGCTGTTAAAGCTGGAAAAGACACTGAAGCTCAAC GAGCATCTAAACGAGTTTTCATGCCAGCATCTGATGCCTCAAACTTCTTCAAACGCCGCGGTCGCAGATCCCCGAGAACTTATGAAGAGTACTATG CGGAGCAGAGGGTGAAGATGGCTACAAACGAGCGCTTAGAGGAACAAAACAATGAACAGGAGAACTATTTAGAGGAGGAGCGCGATG AGCAGTACGAGAGGACCAGAGAGAAGAATCAGCAGTGGAGAGAATTCCATGGGCAATACCCACGATACCCTCACCACCGCTACTATGTCTGA
- the LOC109054947 gene encoding unique cartilage matrix-associated protein-like isoform X1: MARTHTVLLTLLPTVLILIVLAGVESAAVKAGKDTEAQPGASKRVFMPASDASNFFKRRGRRSPRTYEEYYAEQRVKMATNERLEEQNNEQENYLEEERDEQYERTREKNQQWREFHGQYPRYPHHRYYV, from the exons ATGGCCAGGACTCATACTGTGCTACTCACACTGCTGCCCACCGTCCTCATTCTAATTG TTCTGGCTGGGGTTGAAAGTGCAGCTGTTAAAGCTGGAAAAGACACTGAAGCTCAAC CAGGAGCATCTAAACGAGTTTTCATGCCAGCATCTGATGCCTCAAACTTCTTCAAACGCCGCGGTCGCAGATCCCCGAGAACTTATGAAGAGTACTATG CGGAGCAGAGGGTGAAGATGGCTACAAACGAGCGCTTAGAGGAACAAAACAATGAACAGGAGAACTATTTAGAGGAGGAGCGCGATG AGCAGTACGAGAGGACCAGAGAGAAGAATCAGCAGTGGAGAGAATTCCATGGGCAATACCCACGATACCCTCACCACCGCTACTATGTCTGA